Proteins encoded together in one Pelagicoccus albus window:
- the ispG gene encoding (E)-4-hydroxy-3-methylbut-2-enyl-diphosphate synthase: MSSSYCASRFATQRRVSREVPVGTIGVGGANPIRIQSMTTTLTQDVEATVKQSIALAEAGCEIVRVTAPNKAAAKALKDIRANFSAAGFAHIPLVADIHFLPNAAMEAIEHVEKVRVNPGNYADNKKFAVLEYTDSQYNEELERLHESFSPLVKRAKELGRALRIGTNHGSLSDRIMNRYGDTPLGMVESALEFLRIAQSHGYYDMILSMKASNPKVMIEAYRLLVEHMDKEEMNYPLHLGVTEAGDGEDGRIKSAIGIGSLLMDGLGDTIRVSLTEDPVYEIPVAQALAKKMMAQWAPDSESPAKTAEPDSVDPYHFQRREISSVTLGPSAILGSEEPPLVITPVTHPISEYVTIAAETKTSRPALGDSKLEGLLLKADSIADLEKLSELCSAIRGSAEFVVVELNDELPLDEVSLALPHQPLPLAVLRDFGDDDYDDYKQFVQLCSQFKLRPIVGVSPTVSDKILSDQVDDLVLTLSSTVTPEKPYHKIGSYRQLCERLKKQSNKAPLWIRNSKSESEETSGSEFLDKLLDAAVLTGSLLCDGLGDIISIESDDDLIRSTRLSYNVLQGAGARITKTEFVACPSCGRTLFDLQTTTQRIREKTGHLKGVKIAIMGCIVNGPGEMADADFGYVGGAPAKINLYVGKQCVKYNIPQAEADERLIDLIKEHGKWVDPQPVAP, from the coding sequence ATGAGCTCATCCTACTGCGCTTCTAGATTCGCAACCCAACGCCGCGTAAGCCGCGAGGTTCCAGTCGGAACCATAGGTGTCGGCGGAGCCAATCCGATCCGTATCCAGTCGATGACCACGACCCTTACTCAGGACGTGGAGGCGACTGTGAAACAATCAATCGCTCTTGCGGAAGCAGGATGCGAAATCGTACGAGTCACCGCTCCGAACAAAGCAGCCGCCAAAGCACTCAAGGACATTCGAGCCAATTTCTCCGCGGCAGGATTTGCTCATATCCCGCTAGTCGCAGATATCCACTTCCTCCCCAACGCCGCCATGGAGGCGATCGAGCACGTGGAGAAAGTCCGGGTCAACCCGGGGAATTATGCGGACAATAAGAAATTCGCAGTCCTCGAGTATACGGACTCCCAATACAACGAGGAATTGGAACGACTGCACGAATCTTTCTCCCCCTTGGTAAAACGAGCTAAGGAGCTCGGCAGAGCCCTTCGAATCGGCACCAACCATGGCTCCCTCTCAGACCGTATCATGAACCGCTACGGCGACACGCCACTCGGCATGGTAGAGTCGGCTCTCGAGTTTCTTCGTATCGCCCAATCTCACGGCTACTACGACATGATTCTCTCCATGAAGGCGAGCAACCCCAAGGTCATGATCGAAGCCTACCGCCTCCTTGTCGAACACATGGACAAAGAGGAGATGAATTACCCACTGCATCTCGGAGTGACCGAGGCGGGTGACGGTGAAGACGGACGCATCAAGTCGGCCATTGGAATCGGAAGCCTTCTCATGGACGGGCTGGGTGACACGATCCGCGTTTCCCTAACCGAAGACCCGGTTTACGAAATCCCAGTGGCCCAAGCGTTGGCCAAGAAGATGATGGCTCAGTGGGCTCCTGACAGCGAATCGCCAGCTAAAACTGCGGAGCCCGACAGCGTCGATCCCTACCATTTCCAAAGACGTGAAATTTCAAGCGTCACCCTTGGTCCTTCCGCGATCTTAGGTTCTGAGGAGCCGCCGCTTGTCATAACACCCGTTACGCATCCGATCTCCGAATACGTCACCATTGCAGCCGAAACGAAAACCTCACGTCCGGCTTTGGGAGACTCAAAGCTCGAGGGCCTATTGCTCAAAGCGGACAGCATCGCCGATCTCGAAAAGCTCAGCGAGCTATGCTCAGCCATACGCGGTTCCGCCGAGTTCGTAGTAGTCGAGCTAAATGACGAGCTTCCGCTCGATGAAGTGTCCTTAGCCCTGCCACACCAACCGCTACCTTTGGCGGTCCTTAGAGACTTTGGCGACGACGATTACGACGACTATAAGCAATTCGTCCAACTCTGCTCCCAGTTCAAACTCCGCCCTATCGTTGGAGTATCTCCCACCGTATCCGATAAAATATTGTCGGACCAGGTGGATGACCTCGTGCTAACACTGAGCTCCACAGTCACGCCAGAAAAACCCTATCACAAGATCGGCAGCTACCGCCAACTTTGCGAACGACTAAAGAAGCAAAGCAACAAAGCGCCGCTTTGGATTCGCAATTCGAAGTCCGAATCCGAAGAAACCAGTGGATCCGAATTCCTCGACAAGCTGCTGGATGCGGCGGTACTGACCGGATCGCTTCTTTGCGACGGCTTGGGCGACATAATCAGCATCGAGTCGGACGACGACCTTATTCGCTCGACCCGACTCTCCTACAATGTGCTGCAAGGAGCAGGAGCCCGTATAACCAAAACGGAATTCGTTGCCTGCCCGAGTTGCGGACGCACCTTGTTCGATTTGCAGACCACCACACAGCGGATACGCGAAAAGACGGGTCACCTGAAGGGCGTTAAAATCGCTATCATGGGTTGTATCGTAAACGGACCGGGTGAAATGGCAGATGCAGATTTTGGATACGTGGGCGGAGCTCCAGCGAAAATCAACCTCTACGTCGGCAAGCAGTGCGTGAAGTACAACATCCCGCAGGCTGAAGCAGACGAACGCTTAATCGATCTGATCAAAGAGCACGGCAAGTGGGTTGATCCCCAACCGGTCGCCCCATAA
- the rseP gene encoding RIP metalloprotease RseP: MNFSDLLDKGWGALMVVLFFGGSIFVHELGHFLAAKWRGLHIERFSIGFGPKIVSWTRGGVEYRLSWLPLGGYVALPQLADMRGIEGDSSVDLNAMPPIGYRDKVIVAVAGAVFNIIFAFLLASLLFFTGRPTSEDRASVEVGFLSETLSNAQGEQVPAPAKAAGMQIGDLIRSIDGTPVDSWDDIHQAIALSSGTSDSGDREIEFIVERDGQEIELQVQPIISEGMKLRQVGLRPGYTVIVTALFPNSPAIKAGITPGDTLLELDGQPIRSVAFYTDYLSDKAGQAVPLKFEHEGKVVSTTITPEEVVVWTDGRTETLTGIAGFDTNRSLLHQTPFEQIKEVAITTYTNLRALLHRNSDIGISHMSGPAGIIRVIYSAAQYDMLSTVWIVIFINVSLAFFNLLPIPVLDGGHIAFATINKIRGKSLNPNVIASLQGSFMLLLFGMMLYVTFFDVSRWISDTSEIAEIQESRIPPVFGQTEDSAPAAETPETTQE; this comes from the coding sequence ATGAATTTTTCCGACTTACTCGACAAAGGCTGGGGAGCCCTAATGGTGGTCCTCTTCTTTGGTGGATCCATCTTTGTACATGAACTTGGCCACTTCCTGGCTGCCAAGTGGAGAGGCCTCCACATCGAACGCTTCTCCATCGGCTTTGGCCCCAAGATCGTTTCCTGGACCCGCGGCGGCGTCGAGTACCGTCTGTCCTGGCTTCCCCTCGGCGGCTACGTGGCCCTGCCTCAGTTGGCAGACATGCGGGGGATCGAAGGGGATTCGTCCGTAGACCTCAACGCTATGCCTCCCATCGGCTACCGGGACAAAGTCATCGTCGCAGTGGCCGGAGCGGTCTTTAATATCATTTTCGCCTTCCTGCTCGCCTCCCTGCTTTTCTTCACCGGTCGGCCAACTTCGGAAGATCGCGCCTCCGTAGAGGTCGGCTTTCTGAGCGAAACCCTTTCCAACGCCCAAGGCGAACAAGTCCCAGCACCCGCCAAGGCGGCTGGAATGCAAATCGGCGACTTGATCCGCTCCATCGACGGCACCCCAGTCGACAGTTGGGACGACATCCATCAGGCAATTGCCCTGAGCTCCGGCACGAGCGATTCGGGAGATCGGGAAATCGAATTCATCGTCGAACGCGACGGCCAGGAAATCGAACTACAAGTTCAGCCCATCATCTCGGAAGGCATGAAGCTTCGCCAAGTGGGCTTACGTCCGGGCTACACCGTCATTGTGACAGCCCTTTTCCCTAATTCTCCCGCCATCAAAGCGGGCATCACTCCGGGAGATACGCTGTTGGAGCTGGACGGACAACCTATCCGCAGCGTCGCCTTCTACACCGACTACCTGAGCGATAAGGCTGGCCAAGCCGTGCCTCTGAAATTCGAGCACGAAGGCAAGGTCGTTAGCACTACCATTACTCCAGAAGAGGTCGTGGTCTGGACCGACGGACGCACCGAAACCCTCACGGGAATCGCGGGATTCGACACCAATCGCAGCCTACTCCATCAGACGCCTTTCGAGCAAATCAAGGAAGTAGCGATCACGACCTACACCAACCTGCGAGCCCTGCTGCACCGCAACTCCGACATCGGAATCTCCCACATGAGCGGACCAGCCGGCATCATCCGCGTCATCTACAGCGCCGCCCAATACGATATGCTAAGCACGGTTTGGATCGTCATTTTCATAAACGTAAGCTTGGCCTTCTTCAATCTCTTGCCTATCCCGGTTTTAGATGGCGGTCACATCGCTTTCGCAACCATCAACAAGATCCGCGGAAAATCGCTCAACCCCAACGTCATCGCCTCCCTACAAGGAAGCTTCATGCTGCTTCTCTTTGGCATGATGCTCTATGTCACTTTCTTCGACGTCAGTCGTTGGATTTCCGATACATCGGAGATCGCAGAAATCCAAGAATCACGCATTCCTCCTGTATTTGGACAAACGGAAGATTCAGCTCCAGCTGCCGAGACACCTGAGACAACCCAAGAATGA
- a CDS encoding zinc metallopeptidase: MLSFIILIVPTFILAFWAQNKVRSAYGKYVQVPSRGNITGREAAMAVMQKAGIYDVDIVQVPGELTDHYDPVNKRLALSEHNYNGTSLAALGVAAHEAGHAVQHKVGYSMLKARMAMIPVTNIAASLMPFIMFGPFFIFGAAMGGIFLKIGVACYLVMTAFHLITLPVEFDASRRAKQELVSLGILGQDELVGVNKTLDAAAWTYVAAFVSSLGYLIYLLSMLGSSRD; encoded by the coding sequence ATGCTATCATTCATCATCTTAATAGTGCCGACTTTCATACTCGCCTTCTGGGCGCAGAACAAAGTCCGCTCCGCCTACGGCAAGTACGTTCAAGTCCCATCTCGGGGGAACATCACGGGCCGCGAAGCTGCTATGGCAGTCATGCAAAAGGCAGGGATTTATGATGTCGATATCGTGCAGGTTCCAGGGGAATTGACTGACCACTACGACCCCGTGAACAAGCGTCTCGCTTTGAGTGAGCACAATTACAACGGCACCAGTTTGGCTGCCTTAGGTGTTGCCGCCCACGAAGCTGGCCACGCCGTTCAGCACAAGGTCGGTTATTCGATGCTCAAGGCCCGTATGGCTATGATCCCAGTCACCAACATCGCTGCCAGCCTGATGCCCTTCATCATGTTCGGCCCGTTCTTTATCTTCGGCGCCGCGATGGGAGGTATATTCCTCAAGATTGGTGTAGCCTGTTATCTCGTAATGACCGCCTTTCACCTGATCACGCTACCGGTCGAGTTCGACGCTAGCCGTCGCGCCAAGCAGGAGCTGGTTTCCTTGGGAATTCTCGGTCAGGACGAACTCGTGGGAGTAAATAAAACGCTCGATGCTGCAGCCTGGACCTATGTTGCTGCGTTTGTCTCTTCGTTGGGCTATTTGATCTACCTGCTCTCCATGTTGGGTAGCAGCCGAGACTAA
- a CDS encoding isoprenyl transferase: protein MSGESIHYIDPQHIGIIMDGNGRWAKQRGHSRPRGHKEGAQATRKIIDACQELGIRYLTLYAFSAENWSRPDIEVKALMELLEFFLSRETKTLIKRRVRLHAIGRIEELPNSAQRALKKAMAATEEFDDWHLTLALNYSSRNEVLDAAKAFAQAISSGETSPETRDWADFAKHLYTSKIPDPDLIIRTSGETRISNFLLMQSAYSEFYFTDTLWPDFDKAQLEKAIACYHKRERRFGKTGEQIAQPTA, encoded by the coding sequence ATGAGCGGCGAATCCATACACTACATCGATCCTCAGCACATCGGCATCATCATGGATGGCAATGGGCGCTGGGCGAAACAACGTGGACACTCCCGTCCTCGCGGGCACAAGGAGGGAGCTCAAGCGACTCGTAAGATCATCGACGCCTGCCAGGAGTTGGGTATCCGCTACCTGACCCTCTACGCCTTCTCGGCTGAAAACTGGAGTCGTCCCGATATCGAGGTAAAAGCCTTGATGGAGCTGCTAGAGTTCTTCCTTTCGCGGGAAACCAAGACCCTCATCAAACGCCGCGTTCGTTTGCACGCCATCGGCCGCATCGAGGAGCTTCCCAACAGCGCTCAACGAGCTCTGAAAAAGGCGATGGCCGCCACCGAGGAATTCGACGACTGGCATCTGACCCTAGCCTTAAATTATTCCTCGCGCAACGAAGTCCTCGACGCCGCCAAGGCCTTCGCCCAAGCAATCTCCTCAGGCGAAACCTCCCCTGAAACGCGCGATTGGGCAGACTTCGCGAAACACCTCTATACCTCCAAGATTCCAGATCCGGACCTAATAATCCGGACTTCGGGCGAGACCCGTATTAGCAATTTCTTGCTCATGCAGTCCGCCTATTCGGAATTCTACTTCACCGACACCTTATGGCCTGACTTCGATAAGGCCCAACTCGAGAAAGCGATCGCCTGCTACCACAAGCGCGAACGCAGATTCGGAAAAACAGGCGAACAAATCGCTCAGCCTACCGCTTAG
- a CDS encoding phosphatidate cytidylyltransferase, whose translation MAKRIFSTILLWAIIIGSVSYTAEAAVWLIAIVSFGTQYELYGLMEKMGRRPFKSLGSSLGTFMILGPFYAQKSLDHPVEGLQASIIAVTIVAICLRILVHREVEERIETLGATLVGLIYVPFMLTFMARMLTVTPDMNEGLMLILWLIATAKFCDVGALVFGKAFGRHKMSPNTSPGKTWEGAIGGCLTSVGIGFAFAHFGADYFPAFFQPVWAAVFALPIAALSIVSDLVESMMKRSAKQKDSGAFIPGIGGAFDLSDSLILTSPTAFLLFGLLQ comes from the coding sequence GTGGCAAAACGCATTTTTAGTACCATTCTCCTCTGGGCCATCATCATAGGCTCTGTCAGCTACACTGCAGAGGCTGCCGTCTGGCTCATTGCCATCGTGAGTTTTGGCACCCAGTACGAACTTTACGGGCTCATGGAAAAAATGGGCCGCCGCCCCTTCAAGTCTCTGGGATCCAGCCTTGGGACCTTCATGATCCTCGGCCCATTCTACGCTCAAAAGTCGCTCGATCATCCTGTCGAAGGACTGCAAGCCAGCATCATCGCAGTCACCATCGTGGCCATCTGCCTGCGAATTCTGGTCCACCGAGAAGTCGAAGAGCGGATCGAAACCCTGGGAGCCACCTTGGTTGGACTGATTTACGTGCCCTTCATGCTGACCTTCATGGCTCGCATGCTGACCGTCACTCCAGACATGAACGAGGGCCTGATGCTCATTCTCTGGCTCATTGCCACCGCCAAATTCTGCGATGTCGGAGCCTTGGTTTTTGGTAAAGCCTTCGGCCGACACAAAATGTCGCCTAACACCAGCCCCGGAAAGACTTGGGAAGGCGCCATCGGTGGCTGCCTAACTTCCGTCGGCATCGGCTTCGCCTTCGCCCACTTCGGGGCAGATTACTTCCCTGCCTTCTTCCAGCCGGTTTGGGCTGCGGTATTCGCTCTGCCAATTGCCGCCCTATCCATCGTTTCGGACTTGGTGGAGAGCATGATGAAACGTTCCGCCAAGCAAAAGGACTCAGGCGCCTTCATTCCTGGAATTGGCGGGGCTTTCGACTTGAGCGACTCCCTTATTCTGACCTCCCCCACCGCATTTCTTCTCTTCGGGCTTCTACAATAA
- a CDS encoding BadF/BadG/BcrA/BcrD ATPase family protein, producing MPVTQFIGVDGGGTNTRAVALDEHGNQLGSGHAAGSNPNNVGYAVAAQNIAKAIAGTGVLLGSQTSICLGIAGLRNEEEQSQLREALISANSLLKEARLHITHDLAIAHHAAFRGKAGIVLIAGTGSACYGRDDSGKEFRASGRDFAYDDPGSGYAIGIRAIENDLFPLENERERIAALAPRVIELANNGNDSAAAILREEATQISKLALKVYSELLESAAHPELALSGKLVTTPSSYRTLVLEALQSSMPGIRIVHTRMEPTLAAADLARRLVRD from the coding sequence ATGCCCGTCACTCAATTCATCGGCGTCGATGGAGGCGGCACCAATACTCGAGCCGTGGCTCTAGATGAGCACGGCAACCAATTGGGCAGCGGCCACGCTGCGGGCTCAAATCCGAACAACGTCGGCTATGCGGTCGCAGCCCAAAACATAGCCAAGGCGATTGCAGGCACAGGCGTCCTGCTTGGTTCACAAACCAGCATTTGCCTCGGAATCGCTGGTCTACGCAACGAGGAGGAGCAGAGCCAACTTAGAGAAGCGTTGATTTCAGCAAACAGCCTTCTCAAGGAAGCGAGATTGCACATCACCCACGATCTAGCCATCGCCCACCATGCTGCGTTCAGAGGAAAAGCAGGCATCGTCCTCATTGCAGGAACCGGCTCGGCCTGCTACGGCAGAGACGACTCAGGCAAAGAGTTTCGAGCAAGCGGCCGGGATTTCGCTTACGATGATCCAGGAAGCGGATACGCGATCGGAATACGTGCCATCGAAAACGATTTGTTCCCTCTCGAAAACGAGCGCGAACGTATCGCTGCCTTGGCCCCTCGAGTCATAGAGCTCGCAAACAATGGGAACGATTCCGCCGCGGCCATACTACGCGAAGAGGCCACACAGATTTCCAAATTAGCCCTTAAAGTTTACTCTGAACTCTTGGAGTCAGCAGCCCATCCAGAGCTAGCTCTCAGCGGCAAACTAGTCACCACCCCCTCCTCCTACCGAACCTTAGTGCTTGAAGCTCTACAATCGTCTATGCCGGGTATCAGGATTGTTCACACACGCATGGAGCCAACGCTGGCGGCGGCTGACTTGGCCAGGCGACTTGTTCGAGACTAG
- the dxr gene encoding 1-deoxy-D-xylulose-5-phosphate reductoisomerase, which produces MNIVLLGATGSIGESTLKVIRKHSDRLNLIGIAANQNHEKLAEIAKEFGVKHVGLFNETACLEAQKSSQFAACTEFHSGLAGLEELASLSEANTVLVAVVGTNGLQPALRAIEAGKTLAVASKEILVLAGKFIMEAAAKSGSRILPVDSEHNAIFQCLDGAPHRHLDKLILTASGGSFRDLPLEQFQHVTLEQALKHPNWDMGPKVTIDAATMANKGLEMIEARWLFGMQADQVQAVIHPQSIVHSMVQFIDGSVLAQLCPPDMTFAIQHCLLYPDRGEGVVAPLDFTQTMQLDFSAPDLQRFPCLRLARSAMEACGVATGIFNAANEVAVDAFVSGKIRFVEIPTIIEKTLDSIENIEPSTLEEVLHYDREARRNAASFVERL; this is translated from the coding sequence ATGAACATCGTCCTCCTCGGAGCCACTGGATCCATCGGCGAAAGCACCCTCAAAGTCATCCGCAAGCATAGCGATCGACTCAATCTGATAGGAATCGCCGCCAACCAAAACCACGAAAAATTGGCGGAGATCGCCAAGGAATTTGGCGTCAAGCACGTCGGACTCTTTAACGAAACAGCCTGTCTCGAGGCCCAAAAGAGCTCTCAATTCGCAGCGTGCACCGAGTTTCATTCCGGCCTAGCTGGACTGGAAGAGTTGGCCTCTCTCTCCGAAGCGAACACCGTCCTAGTCGCCGTCGTAGGCACCAACGGTCTGCAACCCGCCCTGCGAGCGATCGAAGCCGGCAAAACCCTCGCGGTGGCTTCAAAAGAAATTCTGGTCCTAGCTGGAAAATTCATAATGGAAGCGGCGGCCAAATCAGGATCGCGCATCCTGCCAGTCGATTCGGAGCACAATGCCATCTTCCAATGCTTGGACGGAGCTCCGCATCGCCACCTGGACAAGCTAATCCTCACTGCCTCAGGCGGGTCTTTCCGAGACTTGCCGCTGGAGCAATTCCAGCACGTCACCCTAGAACAAGCCTTGAAGCATCCCAACTGGGACATGGGTCCGAAAGTCACCATCGATGCCGCGACCATGGCCAACAAGGGCTTGGAAATGATCGAGGCACGCTGGTTATTTGGCATGCAAGCCGATCAGGTTCAGGCAGTTATCCACCCGCAGAGCATTGTCCACTCCATGGTGCAATTCATCGACGGCTCCGTGCTGGCCCAGCTATGCCCTCCGGATATGACTTTCGCGATCCAGCACTGCTTGCTCTACCCGGACCGCGGAGAGGGTGTCGTCGCTCCGCTGGATTTTACCCAAACCATGCAGCTCGACTTTAGCGCTCCCGATTTGCAGCGCTTCCCTTGTCTGAGGTTGGCCCGCAGCGCCATGGAGGCCTGCGGAGTGGCTACAGGTATCTTCAACGCAGCGAATGAAGTGGCCGTGGACGCCTTCGTCTCGGGTAAGATAAGGTTTGTCGAAATTCCGACGATCATTGAAAAAACACTCGATTCCATCGAAAACATAGAACCAAGCACTCTGGAAGAAGTCCTTCACTACGACCGGGAAGCTCGAAGAAACGCGGCGAGCTTCGTCGAAAGACTCTAG
- a CDS encoding M3 family metallopeptidase, which yields MSTKSHPFHSPDKLVDWSTLSPDAIQADIEAALKEGQAEIDAICEVSPEDATFENTFLALEAAGETMGRAWGRVDHLTSVKDSEALREAHRAMLPKVTEYSSRIPLNAKLWAALKSFAEKPEAAKLSGIEKRLFEETMADFEQAGADLPQEKKSRLEELNKELAEKTKSYSDNVLDSTNAYELLIDDESRLAGLPDSAKAAARQNAKSKGHGTDEKPVWRFTLQAPSFLPVLKYAEDSELRKTIYEEAALIGLKDKWDNSQLIRDILKLRQEKAELLGKANFADQVLQRRMAKSGANALSFTEDLFAKTKPAFDREYDELEEFVSQQTGQPKDRLDPWDVAYWSEKLRIAKYDFDDEALRPYFPIDSVLNGMFRIAERIFGLRIQNHEGPEKGWHPDVKLYDLYDAGGELLGYFYADWHPREEKRGGAWMNYLDTGAPLAEGGRSPHVGLITGNMTEPVDGKPALLLHNEVETVFHEFGHLLHHLLGRVDIKSLNGVNVAWDFVELPSQIMENWCWNRESLDQFARHYETGEPIPDELFEKMVAARNFQSAAFMMRQLSFGKMDLEMHLDPENFMDGDLDDKLRESLEGYLANLKTTPRSIVRRFGHLFSSPVGYAAGYYSYKWAEVLDADAFTRFEKEGVFSEEAGRAFRDCILSKGNSEDPAKLFKDFMGREPDPDALLRRSGLL from the coding sequence ATGAGTACTAAGTCACATCCATTTCATAGCCCCGACAAGCTGGTCGATTGGTCGACCTTGAGCCCTGACGCGATCCAAGCCGATATCGAAGCCGCCCTCAAGGAAGGTCAGGCGGAGATAGACGCCATCTGCGAAGTCAGTCCCGAAGACGCTACATTCGAAAACACCTTTTTAGCCCTCGAAGCGGCGGGTGAAACGATGGGCCGAGCTTGGGGACGCGTTGACCACTTGACCTCCGTCAAAGACAGCGAGGCTTTGCGCGAGGCTCACCGGGCCATGTTGCCAAAGGTGACCGAGTATTCCTCTCGCATCCCGCTCAATGCTAAGCTTTGGGCTGCCCTGAAGAGCTTCGCGGAGAAACCTGAGGCTGCGAAGCTAAGCGGAATCGAAAAACGTCTTTTCGAAGAGACCATGGCTGACTTCGAGCAGGCCGGAGCGGACCTGCCGCAGGAGAAGAAGTCTCGCTTGGAAGAGCTCAACAAAGAGCTCGCTGAAAAGACAAAGAGCTACTCGGACAATGTTCTCGACTCCACGAACGCCTACGAGTTGCTGATCGATGACGAAAGCCGTCTCGCGGGTCTGCCTGATTCGGCCAAGGCTGCCGCTCGCCAAAATGCCAAAAGCAAGGGGCATGGCACCGACGAGAAACCCGTTTGGCGTTTCACATTGCAGGCGCCCTCGTTCTTGCCGGTCCTAAAGTACGCTGAGGATTCCGAGCTGCGTAAAACGATTTACGAAGAAGCGGCTCTGATCGGTCTCAAGGACAAGTGGGATAACAGCCAGCTGATCCGCGACATCTTGAAGTTGAGGCAAGAAAAGGCCGAGCTTCTCGGGAAGGCGAATTTCGCGGATCAAGTGTTGCAGCGTCGCATGGCCAAGTCTGGTGCCAATGCGCTCTCCTTCACGGAGGACCTTTTCGCCAAGACGAAACCTGCTTTCGATCGTGAATACGATGAGCTGGAAGAATTCGTTTCGCAGCAGACAGGCCAGCCTAAGGATCGCCTTGATCCGTGGGACGTGGCCTACTGGTCGGAAAAGCTACGTATCGCGAAATACGATTTCGACGACGAGGCTCTGAGGCCTTACTTCCCGATCGATAGCGTGCTGAATGGCATGTTCCGGATCGCGGAGCGGATATTCGGATTGCGGATACAGAATCACGAAGGCCCGGAAAAAGGCTGGCATCCAGATGTGAAGCTTTACGATCTCTACGACGCGGGCGGCGAATTGCTCGGCTACTTTTACGCAGACTGGCACCCACGTGAAGAGAAGCGTGGCGGCGCCTGGATGAACTATCTGGATACAGGAGCTCCGCTAGCAGAAGGTGGACGCAGCCCGCACGTCGGATTGATTACCGGCAACATGACCGAGCCCGTCGATGGCAAGCCAGCCTTGCTCTTGCACAACGAAGTCGAAACTGTGTTTCACGAGTTCGGACACCTTTTGCACCACTTGCTGGGTCGCGTAGACATCAAGTCGCTCAACGGAGTGAACGTGGCTTGGGACTTCGTAGAGCTGCCTTCCCAGATCATGGAAAACTGGTGCTGGAACCGCGAGAGCTTGGATCAGTTTGCCCGGCACTACGAAACGGGTGAACCGATCCCCGATGAGCTTTTCGAGAAAATGGTGGCGGCCAGAAATTTCCAGAGCGCCGCGTTTATGATGCGCCAGCTCAGCTTCGGAAAAATGGATTTGGAGATGCATCTCGATCCGGAGAATTTCATGGACGGCGATCTCGACGACAAGTTGCGCGAGTCGCTCGAAGGTTATCTTGCGAATCTCAAAACGACTCCCCGCAGCATCGTTCGCCGCTTCGGGCACTTGTTCTCTAGTCCAGTCGGCTATGCGGCCGGCTACTACTCCTACAAGTGGGCCGAGGTGCTGGATGCGGACGCGTTTACCCGCTTCGAAAAGGAAGGCGTCTTCAGCGAGGAAGCCGGACGGGCGTTCCGCGACTGTATCTTGTCCAAGGGTAACTCCGAAGACCCCGCCAAGCTTTTCAAGGACTTCATGGGCCGCGAGCCCGATCCCGACGCATTGCTTCGCCGTAGCGGCTTGCTGTAG